The following are from one region of the Scylla paramamosain isolate STU-SP2022 chromosome 45, ASM3559412v1, whole genome shotgun sequence genome:
- the LOC135094338 gene encoding CCAAT/enhancer-binding protein delta-like, whose protein sequence is MSPKMDGLSSESSEESSHSGTSGSRRIVKNTEEYRKRRDRNNQAVKRSRLKTKKKTQEMVDRVTQLRNENEELEENIKILNKELGLLKGLFLEHAGNAHGVRLNEAELARMLDEDLEVDKGVALLMNLSQGSSPQNKWN, encoded by the exons ATGTCTCCCAAGATGGATGGCCTAAGCAGTGAGAGCAGTGAGGAGTCATCCCACAGCGGGACATCTGGCTCCCGCCGCATCGTCAAGAACACTGAGGAGTACCGCAA aCGCCGTGATCGTAACAACCAGGCAGTGAAGAGGTCGCGGctcaagacaaagaagaagacgCAGGAGATGGTGGACCGTGTGACTCAGCTgagaaatgagaatgaagaGCTGGAGGAGAACATCAAGATACTGAACAAGGAACTGGGCTTACTGAAGGGCCTGTTTCTGGagcatgcag GGAATGCCCACGGTGTGAGGCTGAATGAGGCAGAGCTGGCCCGGATGCTGGACGAGGACCTTGAGGTGGACAAGGGAGTCGCCCTGCTGATGAACCTCTCCCAAGGCAGCTCCCCCCAGAACAAGTGGAACTAG